From one Stigmatella aurantiaca genomic stretch:
- a CDS encoding ATP-binding cassette domain-containing protein — MSLLSILERHRLLDSEALAHIRRLQRDKGYLVEEALKELGPAHAGAAESAAALLERERRRALNVKGLRRVFSELSRHRGAAALLFVLSAGSAVFSFPFAFAWYLGTVLQHLRYSHDTSSLWVLTAVAATVLVTGTLLEFLLNTWAAQCNFHITQGLVMRCWERLLHMPYVLYRRQEQGRLLSHLTDVLEVLQKHQLYTLRNLLRSLCLIVASTVALLSFHVAFVLIVVPAVVLTCGVPILLSDRATPSLRQEPKLMGRLSGFLKAAFASHWLLRFQGAEAVERRLAHIAAGHFNNQARKWLTWNLAYNSRVTLTLLSFLSVLWIGGSLYLAGTLSLGDLVTAYVLVTMVTPKLDDVYRIYVYGQSMQANYDILDELMSAPVQEAPGPREGEAPRITSLRLEGASFRYRPGEPEVLRDVSLELRRGQHCAIQGESGAGKSTLVDVLLGLLHPDTGRLLVNGQPLSPAELPGFWRRVALHDQANFVFLDRSAAANATPARGDTGPGEEWRRLADRLGLPLWGHKRPSELSGGERQRICLLRTLATPADIYIFDEPTSALDEANARLVLDSILALRDAIVLVISHAPEVLQRFEQVLRVEQGRVTSSTAAPGHEREPAA; from the coding sequence GTGTCATTGCTGTCCATCCTTGAGCGTCATCGCCTGCTGGACAGCGAAGCCCTCGCCCACATCCGCCGGTTGCAGCGTGACAAGGGCTACCTGGTCGAAGAAGCCCTGAAGGAGCTGGGGCCCGCGCACGCGGGGGCCGCCGAGAGCGCCGCGGCCCTGCTGGAGCGGGAGCGGCGCCGGGCGCTGAACGTGAAGGGGCTGCGCCGCGTCTTCTCCGAGCTGAGCCGGCACCGGGGCGCCGCGGCCCTGCTGTTCGTGTTGAGCGCGGGCAGCGCGGTCTTCAGCTTTCCCTTCGCGTTCGCCTGGTATCTGGGCACCGTGTTGCAACACCTGCGATACAGCCATGATACCTCGTCGCTGTGGGTGTTGACGGCGGTGGCCGCCACCGTGCTGGTGACGGGAACGTTGCTTGAATTCCTGCTCAACACGTGGGCCGCGCAATGCAATTTTCACATCACCCAGGGGCTGGTGATGCGCTGCTGGGAGCGTCTGCTCCACATGCCCTATGTGCTCTACCGGCGCCAGGAGCAGGGGCGGCTGCTGAGCCACCTCACGGATGTCCTGGAGGTCTTGCAGAAACACCAACTCTACACGTTGCGGAACCTGCTGCGCTCACTGTGTCTCATCGTGGCCTCCACCGTGGCGCTGCTCTCGTTTCACGTCGCGTTTGTCCTCATCGTCGTCCCGGCGGTGGTGCTGACGTGCGGGGTTCCCATCCTCCTCTCGGACCGGGCCACCCCCTCGCTGCGGCAAGAGCCGAAGCTCATGGGGCGGCTCAGCGGCTTTCTCAAGGCCGCGTTCGCCTCGCACTGGCTGCTGCGCTTCCAGGGGGCGGAGGCGGTGGAGCGCAGGCTCGCCCACATCGCCGCCGGGCACTTCAACAACCAGGCCCGGAAATGGCTGACCTGGAATCTGGCGTACAACAGCCGGGTCACCCTGACCCTGCTCAGCTTCCTGTCGGTGCTGTGGATTGGCGGCTCGCTGTATCTGGCGGGCACCCTCAGCCTGGGGGACCTGGTCACCGCCTACGTGCTCGTCACCATGGTCACCCCGAAGCTGGACGACGTGTACCGCATCTACGTGTACGGCCAGTCCATGCAGGCCAACTACGACATCCTCGACGAGCTGATGAGCGCGCCAGTCCAGGAGGCCCCGGGCCCGCGCGAGGGGGAAGCCCCGCGCATCACCTCCTTGCGGCTGGAAGGGGCGAGCTTCCGCTACCGTCCCGGTGAGCCCGAGGTGCTCCGGGACGTCTCCCTGGAGCTGCGCCGGGGGCAGCACTGCGCCATCCAGGGCGAGAGTGGCGCGGGCAAGAGCACGCTCGTGGATGTGCTCCTGGGCTTGCTCCACCCCGACACGGGCCGCCTGCTCGTGAATGGCCAGCCCCTCTCCCCCGCGGAGCTGCCGGGCTTCTGGCGCCGGGTGGCCCTGCACGACCAGGCCAACTTCGTCTTCCTGGACCGCAGCGCCGCCGCCAACGCCACCCCCGCCCGGGGCGACACCGGCCCCGGCGAGGAGTGGCGGCGGCTGGCGGACCGGCTGGGCCTGCCCCTCTGGGGCCACAAGCGCCCTTCCGAGCTGTCGGGGGGAGAGCGGCAGCGGATCTGCCTGCTCAGGACCCTGGCCACCCCCGCGGACATCTACATCTTCGACGAGCCCACCTCCGCCCTGGACGAGGCCAATGCGCGGCTGGTGCTGGACAGCATCCTCGCCCTGCGGGATGCCATCGTCCTCGTCATCAGCCACGCCCCGGAGGTCCTCCAGCGCTTCGAGCAGGTCCTGCGCGTCGAGCAGGGCCGCGTCACATCGAGCACGGCCGCCCCGGGGCATGAGCGGGAGCCGGCGGCGTGA